A genomic region of Arachis hypogaea cultivar Tifrunner chromosome 5, arahy.Tifrunner.gnm2.J5K5, whole genome shotgun sequence contains the following coding sequences:
- the LOC112803277 gene encoding protein HAPLESS 2, which produces MAAAVQIISKSKLEKCEKNSNSDDNLNCTTKIVVNMAVPSGSSGGEASIVAELVEVEENSTTKMQTLRIPPIITVNKSAAFALYQLSYIRDVPYKPEEYYIRTRKCEPDASSNVVKICERLRDEEGHIIEKTQPICCPCGPQRRMPSSCGNFFDKLTKGKANTAHCVRFPGEWFHVFGIGRQTLEFSIRIQVKSGNKVSEVIVGPENKTVTSQDKFLRVNLIGDFVGYTSIPSFENFYLVVPRRGGPGQPQELGRNISMWMLLERVRFTLDGFECNKIGVSYEAFNQQPNFCSSPYWSCLHNQLWNYWEADLNRLSRNQTPLYGLEGQFERINQHPNAGGYSFSIGITEVLNTNLVIELSANDVEYVYQRSPGKILSVSIPTFEALTQFGVATITTKNTGDVEASYSLTFNCSKDVTLMEEQFLIMKPNEITNRSFKIYPNTDQASKYLCAAILKDSDYSEVDRAECQFTTMATVLDNGTQVCSFLGMPFQPPENDIGFFDSIEHMWTKLWTSFVDFVTGKSCRQKCSGFFDFKCHIQYVCLSWILMFGLFLAIFPAGIVVLWLLHEEGLFDPIYYWCDDTFVDDQIMDKQNYKYDKRHHHRQEAKHPKHGSQHRQRTSYEPKHKQRHKHSEGESGSFDHLHHVQKENHKHGHKKNKDIMLHNVDNRAHHKRKRNRDTSIGLVKEMKLNRDKHKQEL; this is translated from the exons ATGGCCGCTGCAGTCCAAATCATTTCCAAGTCAAAACTGGAAAAATGCGAAAAAAACTCCAACTCTGACGACAACCTTAATTGCACCACAAAAATCGTGGTCAACATGGCTGTTCCGAGTGGCTCA AGTGGAGGAGAGGCATCCATTGTTGCAGAGTTAGTGGAGGTGGAGGAAAACTCAACCACCAAGATGCAAACGCTGCGGATTCCACCTATCATAACTGTGAATAAATCTGCTGCTTTTGCATTGTATCAGTTATCATACATACGG GATGTTCCTTATAAACCTGAAGAGTACTATATTAGGACACGAAAGTGTGAGCCAGATGCTAGTTCAAATGTTGTTAAGATATGCGAAAG ATTGCGGGATGAAGAAGGTCATATAATTGAAAAAACTCAG CCAATATGTTGTCCATGTGGACCACAACGACGGATGCCTTCATCATGTGGAAACTTCT TTGATAAATTGACAAAAGGAAAGGCTAACACGGCCCATTGTGTGCGCTTTCCAGGTGAGTG GTTTCATGTATTTGGTATTGGACGGCAAACCTTGGAATTTAGTATTCGAATACAGGTCAAGAGTGGGAACAAAGTTTCG GAAGTGATTGTGGGTCCTGAAAACAAAACAGTGACATCTCAAGATAAATTTTTGAGGGTTAATCTTATTGGAGATTTTGTTGGGTATACAAGTATACCATCTTTTGAGAATTTCTATCTTGTTGTACCAAGACGG GGTGGCCCTGGTCAGCCACAGGAATTGGGAAGAAATATATCAATGTGGATGCTACTTGAAAGAGTTAGATTTACTTTAGATGGTTTTGAATGTAACAAAATTGGTGTTAGTTATGAAGCTTTTAATCAACAACCAAACTTTTGCTCTTCACCCTATTGGAGTTGTTTGCACAATCAACTCTGGAATTATTGGGAG GCTGATTTGAACCGCCTAAGTAGGAACCAGACGCCACTCTATGGTTTGGAAGGACAATTTGAAAGGATAAATCAGCATCCA AATGCAGGGGGTTATTCTTTCTCCATAGGTATTACAGAGGTTCTTAATACAAACCTTGTGATAGAATTAAGTGCCAATGATGTAGAGTACGTTTATCAAAG GAGCCCTGGAAAGATTCTCAGTGTTAGTATCCCTACATTTGAAGCTTTAACTCAATTTGGAGTTGCTACAATCACTACTAAGAATACTGGTGATGTGGAAGCATCATATAGTTTGACG TTTAATTGCTCCAAGGATGTCACCTTAATGGAG gaacaatttttaataatgaagccAAATGAGATTACAAACAGATCATTTAAAATATACCCGAACACGGATCAAGCCTCAAAATATTTATGTGCAG CTATACTAAAAGATTCTGATTATAGCGAAGTTGATAGAGCTGAATGTCAGTTTACTACTATGGCAACTGTTCTTGATAATGGAACCCAAGTATGTTCTTTTCTG GGAATGCCTTTTCAACCACCAGAGAATGACATTGGTTTCTTTGATTCTATTGAGCACATGTGGACCAAACTATGGACAAGCTTTGTAGACTTTGTTACTGGAAAATCTTGCag GCAAAAATGCTCTGGTTTCTTTGACTTCAAGTGCCACATACAATATGTATGCTTGAGTTGGATATTAATGTTTGGTTTATTTCTAGCAATATTTCCAGCAG GGATTGTTGTATTATGGCTTTTGCATGAGGAAGGCCTATTTGACCCTATTTATTACTGGTGCGACGACACCTTTGTCGACGATCAAATCATGGATAAACAGAACTACAAATATGACAAAAGACACCACCATAGACAAGAAGCTAAGCACCCTAAGCATGGTTCCCAACATAGGCAAAGGACTAGTTATGAGCCCAAGCATAAGCAAAGGCATAAGCATTCTGAAGGAGAGTCTGGTAGTTTTGATCATTTGCATCATGTTCAGAAAGAAAATCACAAGCATGGACACAAGAAGAATAAAGATATCATGTTGCATAATGTTGACAATCGTGCTCATCATAAGCGTAAGAGAAATCGAGACACTTCAATCGGATTAGTCAAAGAGATGAAGCTGAATCGTGACAAACACAAACAAGAGTTGTAG